In the Variovorax sp. S12S4 genome, one interval contains:
- a CDS encoding alpha-amylase family protein, producing the protein MINDLWYKNAVVYCLSVGTFMDSNGDGCGDFEGLTRRLEYLHGLGVTTLWLMPFHPSPGRDDGYDVSDYYNVDPRFGTLGDFVEFTHSAEQLGMRVLMDLVVNHTSTQHPWFQEARKSRKSKYHDWYVWSDKKPPRSTDGVVFPGVQKSTWTFDKVARRWYFHRFYEFQADLNTANPHVQAEILKIMGFWTQLGVSGFRMDAVPFVIGAKGPKVVYPTERFDMLRQFRELLQWRRGDAIILAEANVLPKTNMAYFGDEGERLHMMFNFQVNQNLFYAMAVGDTRPLVKALEATRERPATSQWVMFLRNHDELDLGRLRPAQRKRVFEAFGPDKDMQLYDRGIRRRLAPMLGGNRRRLELAYSLMLTLPGTPVMRYGDEIGMGDDLSLPERNCARTPMQWSTERQGGFTTSSKPVLPVVTGGAYGFEHVNVAAQRRDPDSLLNWMERVFRMRKEVPEIGWGDFTVIPNDEHAVLVVRYEWRGNAVVFVHNFDANPLEIKLDAKALGKHGGQLINLLSNAHSRANSKGKHCMVIESYGYRWFRVGALDYLLKRDEM; encoded by the coding sequence ATGATCAACGACCTTTGGTACAAGAACGCCGTGGTGTATTGCCTCTCGGTGGGAACCTTCATGGATTCCAACGGAGACGGCTGCGGCGACTTCGAGGGCCTGACGCGGCGGCTGGAGTACCTTCACGGCCTTGGCGTGACCACGCTGTGGTTGATGCCGTTCCACCCTTCGCCGGGGCGTGACGACGGCTACGATGTTTCGGACTATTACAACGTAGACCCTCGCTTCGGCACGCTCGGCGACTTCGTCGAGTTCACGCATTCGGCCGAGCAGCTCGGCATGCGCGTGCTGATGGACCTGGTGGTCAACCACACCTCGACCCAGCACCCCTGGTTTCAGGAAGCGCGCAAGAGCCGGAAATCAAAATACCACGACTGGTATGTGTGGTCAGACAAGAAGCCGCCCCGCTCCACCGACGGTGTGGTCTTTCCGGGCGTGCAGAAGTCGACCTGGACTTTCGACAAGGTCGCAAGGCGCTGGTACTTTCATCGCTTCTACGAGTTCCAGGCCGACCTGAACACGGCCAACCCGCATGTGCAGGCCGAGATCCTGAAGATCATGGGTTTCTGGACGCAGTTGGGTGTGTCGGGTTTCCGCATGGACGCGGTGCCCTTCGTGATCGGCGCCAAGGGGCCGAAGGTCGTGTACCCCACGGAGCGGTTCGACATGCTGCGGCAGTTTCGCGAACTGCTTCAATGGCGACGGGGCGACGCCATCATCCTGGCCGAAGCCAACGTGCTGCCCAAGACCAACATGGCGTACTTCGGCGATGAGGGCGAGCGGCTGCACATGATGTTCAACTTCCAGGTCAACCAGAACCTGTTCTATGCCATGGCCGTGGGGGACACGCGGCCGCTGGTCAAGGCGCTTGAGGCCACGCGGGAGCGCCCCGCCACTTCGCAGTGGGTCATGTTCCTGCGCAACCACGACGAGCTCGACCTCGGGCGCCTGCGCCCCGCGCAGCGCAAGCGCGTGTTCGAGGCCTTCGGGCCCGACAAGGACATGCAGCTCTATGACCGCGGCATACGCCGCCGCCTGGCGCCGATGCTCGGCGGCAACCGGCGCCGGCTCGAGCTGGCCTACAGCCTGATGCTCACCCTGCCCGGCACGCCGGTCATGCGCTACGGCGACGAGATCGGCATGGGCGACGACCTGAGCCTGCCGGAGCGCAACTGCGCGCGTACGCCCATGCAGTGGTCGACGGAGCGCCAGGGCGGGTTCACCACCTCGTCCAAGCCGGTGCTCCCGGTGGTCACGGGCGGCGCCTACGGCTTCGAGCATGTGAACGTGGCGGCGCAGCGGCGCGACCCCGACTCGCTGCTCAACTGGATGGAGCGCGTGTTCCGCATGCGCAAGGAGGTGCCCGAGATCGGCTGGGGCGACTTCACGGTCATTCCCAACGATGAGCACGCGGTGCTGGTGGTGCGCTACGAATGGCGCGGCAACGCGGTGGTCTTCGTCCACAATTTCGATGCGAACCCGCTGGAGATCAAGCTCGATGCCAAGGCGCTGGGCAAGCACGGCGGGCAACTCATCAACCTGTTGTCGAACGCGCACAGCCGCGCCAACTCGAAAGGAAAGCACTGCATGGTGATCGAGTCGTACGGCTACCGGTGGTTTCGCGTGGGCGCGCTGGACTACCTGCTCAAGCGAGACGAGATGTGA
- a CDS encoding alpha-amylase family glycosyl hydrolase, whose amino-acid sequence MSADAWWKNGIVYQIYPRSFQDSDGDGIGDLRGIQKRLDYLVELGVDAVWISPIYPSPMADFGYDISDYCNIDSRFGTLQDFDALAAECKARGLKLVLDFVPNHTSDQHPWFVQSRASRNNPRRDWYLWREPAPGGGPPNNWLSNFGGPAWTFDEASGQYYCHSFLKEQPDLNWRNPEVRKAMYDVLRFWLRRGVDGFRIDVLYHLIKDELFRDNPPNPAFQPGQDPSHRLLALYTTDRPEMQDIVAELRRVADEFSDESSARVLIGELYLPLERLMAYYGATSEGLLQGVQLPFNFQLITAPWHASEIDRIVRNYEAALPHGAAPNWVLGNHDKPRIASRVGQERARLAAMLLLTLRGTPTLYYGDEIGLTDVPIPPEEVQDPFEKNEPGKGLGRDPQRTPMQWSRAHAAGFTDGTPWLRLGGDWHMRNVEVQMADPASMLQLYKRLIALRRHEPALHEGSHEQLDAGADVLAYARTSGTRRLVVLLNFGITETRVRADLLPHEVVVLASTHADRTGAVKGALTLQPLEGVIVAQ is encoded by the coding sequence ATGTCGGCCGATGCTTGGTGGAAGAACGGAATCGTTTATCAGATCTATCCGCGTTCGTTCCAGGACAGCGACGGAGACGGCATCGGCGACTTGCGGGGCATACAGAAGCGGCTTGATTATCTGGTCGAGCTCGGCGTGGACGCTGTCTGGATATCGCCTATCTACCCCTCACCAATGGCCGACTTCGGGTACGACATTTCCGACTACTGCAACATCGATTCGCGCTTTGGCACGCTGCAGGACTTCGATGCGCTGGCCGCCGAGTGCAAGGCGCGGGGCCTCAAGCTGGTGCTGGACTTCGTGCCCAACCATACGTCGGACCAGCACCCGTGGTTTGTGCAAAGCCGGGCCTCGCGCAACAACCCCCGGCGCGACTGGTACCTGTGGCGCGAACCGGCTCCGGGCGGCGGCCCGCCCAACAACTGGCTCAGCAATTTCGGCGGGCCGGCATGGACCTTCGACGAGGCCAGCGGGCAGTACTACTGCCATTCGTTCCTGAAGGAGCAGCCCGACCTGAACTGGCGCAACCCCGAAGTGCGCAAAGCCATGTACGACGTGCTGCGCTTCTGGCTGCGGCGCGGGGTGGATGGTTTTCGCATCGACGTGCTGTACCACCTCATCAAGGACGAGCTGTTCCGCGACAACCCGCCGAACCCGGCCTTCCAGCCGGGGCAGGACCCTTCGCACCGCCTGCTGGCGCTCTACACCACCGACCGCCCGGAGATGCAGGACATCGTCGCCGAGTTGCGCCGGGTGGCGGATGAGTTCAGCGATGAAAGCTCGGCGCGCGTATTGATCGGCGAGCTTTATCTGCCGCTCGAACGGCTCATGGCCTACTACGGCGCCACCTCCGAAGGCCTGCTGCAGGGCGTGCAGCTGCCGTTCAACTTCCAGCTCATTACCGCGCCATGGCATGCGTCCGAGATCGACCGCATCGTGCGCAACTACGAAGCGGCGCTGCCGCACGGCGCGGCGCCCAACTGGGTGCTCGGCAACCACGACAAGCCGCGCATCGCGAGCCGCGTGGGGCAGGAGAGGGCGCGGCTCGCGGCCATGCTGCTGCTCACGCTGCGCGGCACGCCCACGCTCTACTACGGCGACGAGATCGGCCTGACCGACGTTCCCATTCCGCCCGAGGAAGTGCAAGACCCCTTCGAGAAGAACGAGCCGGGCAAGGGCCTGGGGCGCGACCCGCAGCGCACGCCCATGCAATGGAGCCGCGCGCACGCCGCGGGCTTTACCGACGGCACGCCCTGGCTGCGGCTCGGCGGCGACTGGCACATGCGCAACGTGGAAGTGCAAATGGCCGATCCCGCCTCGATGCTGCAGCTCTACAAGCGGCTGATTGCGCTGCGCCGCCATGAGCCCGCGCTGCACGAGGGCAGCCACGAGCAGCTCGATGCCGGCGCCGACGTGCTGGCCTATGCAAGGACCTCGGGCACGAGGCGGCTGGTGGTGCTGCTGAACTTCGGCATCACGGAAACGCGGGTTCGCGCCGACCTGCTGCCGCACGAAGTCGTGGTGCTGGCTTCGACCCATGCCGACCGGACCGGCGCGGTGAAGGGCGCGCTGACGCTGCAGCCGCTCGAGGGCGTGATCGTCGCCCAGTAG